The genomic interval CCCGCCATCGACGAGAGGTTCGGGGCGACGTCGGGTGCGGTGCGCTCGACGAACGCCCGAAGGTCGTCGCGCTCGTCGGTCAGGTCGACGACGCGCCGGGCGAGCGAGACGACGCGCTCCTCGGCGGGGTCGCTCGGCGCTCGCTCGGCGAGTTCGCGAGCCCCATCGACGCCCGTCCCGGCGTCCTCGAAGCGAGTCCCCGCCCACTCCGCGAGGCGCTCGGCGAGTTCGTTCGCCACGCGCTCCGTGTCGTCCATCGACCGCACCGCGTGGACGAGTTGTCGGTCGCCGGCCGTCTGGGCCTCCTCGACGGCCGCTCGGGTCGCCGCCAGCGTCGCCTCGCGCAGTCGGTCGTAGTACTCGTCGGTGTCGGCGGCGAACCCCGACCCGACCGCCAGCGCGGGCCACTCGCGGGGGGTCTCGCACGTCCCGTCGCGGACGCGGTCGGCGGCCCCCTCGACGTCGTCGGGGGGCAGCCCCGCGAACCAGGCTCCCTCGGTGTCGCTCATGCCCTCGCCTTCCCACCGGGGTCGTATATCCGTCCCGGTACGGGGAGTCGGTACGGTGGTTCCGGACCTCCTCGACCCGCCGAGGCCGGGTCGGAAGGGTGTCGAGTCGTCCCGTGGGTTTCGAGACGGCCCGCAGCGCGTCAGTCGCAGAGGAACTCGAGCATCGGTTCGTCGAAGCGCTCGCCCGCACAGACCACGGCCTCGTGGCCGAGTCCGTCGAGTCGGTGGAACGGCGCGTCGAGCAGTTCGCCCGTCCGTCGGAACTCCCCCGTCGTGAAGAACGGGTCCTCCGTCCCGCCGACGACGAGCGTCGGCAGCGGTGGGGCGCGCTCGCTGGCGTCGTGGGCCAGACAGGCGTCGACGGCGGGCGCGAAGTCGACTCCCGCCGGGGGGTAGGAGACGAATGCGTCGTAGGGGTAGGTCGCCGCGCGCATCGCTCGTCGGAGGGGGCCGACCGCCACGGCGTCGCAGCCAGCGCGGTAGATGCGGCCCCACTCGCCCGCGTCGGCCCAGTCGCGCCACTCGCGGATTCGCGCCCGGCCGTGGTCGGAGAGGCGGGCGGCGGCCAGGCCGAGGACGAGTCGCCGGACGCGGTCGGGGTGGTCGACCGCGCAGTGGTTGGCGACGAACCCGCCCATCGAGACGCCGAGCAGGTCGGCCGGTCGGTCGAACCCGTCGAGGAACGCCGCGAGGTCGTGGCCCATGTCGCGTGTCGTGTCGTCGGCGGGGCGGCCGACGGGCCGACTCGTCAGGTACACCGGACCGGGGTAGCCCCGGCGACGGAGTCGGACGCCGTAGGTGGCGACCACGCCCGAGAACCAGAGCGCGTCGGTGACGCGCAGCAGCGGGTCGTTGAGTCCCGTGACGAGGACGAGCGGTGTCTCGCCGCTCGCCTCGGCGGGTGGCCCGACCCGGACGAACGGGTGGGAGGCGCGCTCGCCGAGTGCGATGCGGGGACCGGTCATTGGGGAGCGAAGGGAGCGCGTCGAGAAAAGCCGCGGTGGTTCGGGGTCGATGGCGGTGGTGACGGGAGGACGAGGGCAGGGCCGCTCAGAGCACGCCGAAGCCGAACAGCGGCCCCACGGTGAGGTGGACCGCGACGCCGACGACGAGCGCCGGAACCGTCGTGTAGATGGACGCGACGACCGCGGCCGTCTTGTCGATGGCGATGAGCGGGAACAGCGCGTCGCCGTCCTGGCTGATGGCGTTCGCGGTGAGCGTGGAGAACGGAATCGCTCCCTCCGCGTACGCCGTGGCGAGCACGATCTGCGGGCCACAGCCGGGAATCAGGCCGACGACGGCACCGGCGATGGGCGCGAGGATGCCTGCGGCCGCGGCGATTGCCGCGATGTCGATGCTGAACAGCGCGACCGGGTACTCGTACAGCAGGTAGGCGACGATGACCCAGACCGTGACGAACGACGTCTCCATCGCGGCGTGGGTGAACGTCTCGCGCAGACTGGCGAACGTGTCCCGTCCGTGCCCGACGTGGCCGTGACCGACGTAGCGCCGCCCGACGAGGTAGAGGTAGAACGACAGGGCGGTGCCGGTGATGCCCGCGACGGTGAACACGCCCGCGTAGCTGACGCCGAGTTCGATGGCGACCTCCGGTGCGCCGCGCAGGAGGTAGAGGACGCCCGCGACCAGTCCGACGGCCGCGGCGACCCACCAGAGCGCGAGCGCGCCCTCCGAGAGCCGACGCATGACGGGCGAGTCGCGGGTCGGCGCTTCTAGCTCGTGGCCCGTCTCGTCCTCGTAGTGGTGGACGTGGCTCCCGCCGGGGGCGGCGAGTCCGCCGTTCTGCACGACACCACCGTCCGTCGCGACGCCGCCGATGCGGCGCACGGCACGGTCGACGCGGCCGACGCCCAGACCGAAGCCGTCGATGGCGTAGCCGAACAGCACCGCCGAGGCGAACGCCAGCAGGTAGGCGTACAGCGCCGCCTCGGGAGCGAGCGCGAGGATGACGAACGCGCTGTCGCCGGCCGTCGCGGCGAGCGTGGCGACGACGGTACCGAACGACACCGTCCCGCGGAGGTACAGCGGCATCATCACGATAGCGCCGCCACAGCCGGGAGTCAGCCCCATCAGCGCGCCGACGAGCGGCTGGGCGCGCTCTCGCTCTTCGAGCCACCGGATGAGTTTCCCGTCGGTCCTGTACTGGACGTAGCTGAACAGCAGCACCGTCACGGCGACGAACGCGCTGACCTGCACGAACCCGTCGCGGACCGACGCGACGAATATCTCGGTCAACTGTGAGAGAGGGACGCCGAGAACGTCAGCCATTCTCGGCCACCCTCCGAACGTAGATTAGACGCATCTAATTCTATAGTTCGTCCCATGCGACTTATAGTTGGTGTCGTCGCATAGCGTGCGGGAACGGTCACGTGACGACTCGCCGTGACCCGTATTGTCAAGGGGAAGAGGGACGGAGGGCGTGGTATGACAGAAGCGTACGTCGTCGGTGCTGGGCAGTCGGATTTCGGCTCGTACCCGGACGAGACGTATCGGTCGCTGTTCGCCACCGCGTTCGAGTCGGCGCGCGACAGCGTTCCGGAAGGTATCGACCGGTCGGCAATCGACGAGGCGTACGTCGGCACGCTCGGGGTCGGCGGTCGCCAGCTCGGCCTGCCCGGCCCCGCCGTCGCCGACCACGTGGGTCTCGACGGCATCCCCGTCACGCGCGTCGAGAACGCCTGCGCGGCGGGCGGGAGCGCAGTCCGGCAGGCGGTCAACGCCGTGCGCGCCGGGAGCGCCGACGTGGTACTCGCGGGCGGCGTCGAGGTGATGACCGACGTGTCGAACGACGCCGTCCGGTTCTGGCTCGGGGTCTCCGGCGAGACGGAGTGGGAACGCCTCTCCGGGACCACCTTCGCGGGCGTCTACGCCCAGATGGCCAGCGCCCACATGGAGGAGTACGGGACGACCCAGGACCACCTGAGCCACGTCGCCGTCAAGAACCACGCCAACGGCGCGAAGAACCCCCACGCGCACCTCCGGTTCGAGTGCTCGCTCGACCAGGCGACGAACGCGCCGACGGTCGCCGACCCCCTCACGCTGTTCCACTGCTGTCCGACGACCGACGGCGCCGGCTGCGTCCTGGTCGTCAGCGAGGACGTCGTCGACGAGTTCACCGACGAGCGCATCCGCGTCGCGGGCGTCGGCGCGTCCGCCGACTCGGTGGGCCTGTTCCAGCGGGACACGTACACCGCCGTCCCGGCGAGCCAGCAGGCCGCCGAGACGGCCTACGCCGAGGCCGGTATGGGTCCGGACGATATCGACTTCGCGGAGGTGCACGACTGCTTCGCCATCGCGGAGCTGATGGCCTACGAGGACCTCGGGTTCTGCGAACCGGGCGAGGCCGGGCCGTACGCCGCCTCGGGCGCGACGAAGCTCGACGGCGAGTTACCCGTGAACCCCTCGGGCGGCCTCAAGTCCAAGGGCCACCCCATCGGTGCGACCGGGGCAGGACAGCTCTCGGAGGCGTTCGCACAGCTCTCCGGGAACGCGGGAGAACGGCAGGTCGAGGGCGCTCGCGTCGGCCTGACGCACAACGTCGGCGGGAGCGGCGGTGCGGCAGTGGTACACATATTAGAACGCGAGGACGGTCAGGCGGCGACGGAGGTGAGCGGCCGATGACTCACACGACCATCACCGCAGTCGGCGGCTACGCACCCGAACGGCGACTCCCGGCCGACGCCATCGAGGAGGCGTGGGGGAACGCCCCGTCGGGAATCGAGTCGACGGCGGTCCCAGCGGGCGACGAGGACGCCCTGACGATGGGCGTCGCGGCGGCGAAGCGCGCGCTGGATGCGAGCGACGTCGACGCGAGCGACGTCGGCTGGCTCGGGTTCGCCACGACCACGCCTCCCGTGGCCGAGGGCGACCTGCTCGCCCGTCTCGCGTCGATGCTCGGCGTCCGCGAGGACGCGACGACGCGTCTGTTCACCGGGAGCGCCCGCGCCGGGACGGCGGCGCTCCTCGACGCGCCCGACTCCGGACTGGTCGTGGTCGCCGACTGCCCGCAGGGCGAACCGGACGACGACCGGGGGCAGGCGGCCGGTGCGGGCGCGGCGGCGTTCGTGGTGGGCGCGGACGCCGACGGCGCGACGGTCACCGACCACGCGAGCCACGCCGAACCCGCACCGGGCGTCCGGTTCCGCCGGTCCGGGAGCGACCGCGTCGAGGGCCTCGGCGTGACGACGTACGACCGCTCGGCGTTCGTCGACCCCATCGCCGCGGCCGTCGGCGAACTCGACACCGAGGACGCCGACGCCGTCGCCATCACCGCGCCCGACGGGAAGCGCCCGTACCGCGCGACCGGAGCGCTCGGCGTCGAGAGCGAGGCCATCCAGCGCTGTACCGTCGTCCACGAACTCGGCGACCTCGGGGCGGCGAGCGCCCCGCTCTCGCTCGCACGAGCGCTCGCCGACGGGGACGAGACGGTCCTCTGCGTCGGCGTCGGCGGTGGTGGTGCTGACGTCCTCCGCGTCGAGTCCGGCGGGTCGGTCCCCACGTCGCTCGCACTCGACGCTGGCGAGGAGGTGGGCTACGCCGACGCGCTCCGACTCCGTGGCGAGTTGAGCGACGACGAGGCCGGAACCGGCGCGGCGTACGTCACGATGCCGACGTGGGCCGAGTCGCTCCCGCAGCGGCACCGACTCCTCGCGGGTCGCTGTCCCGACTGTGGCGCGCTCGCGTTCCCGCCGCAGGGGGCGTGTCCGGACTGCCGCGAACTGGTCGAGTACGAGGAGACGCGACTCGCCCCCGAGGGAACCGTCGAGGCGGCGACCCGCATCGGTCAGGGCGGCGCACCGCCGGAGTTCGCCCCACAACAGAAGCGGGGCGGCGCGTTCGGCGTCGTCGTGGTGCGGTTCGAGGCCGCCGACGGCGAGGGGAGCGTCAGCCTCCCCGGACAGGTCGTCGGCGAGGCGTCGGTCGGCGACACGGTGCGGGGCGTCCTGCGCCGACTCTACACGCAGGAGGGCGTGACGCGCTACGGGACGAAGTTCGAGCGCGTCTGAGCGGAGCGGACAGCAGCGTGGCGGGTGGCGACGGGATGGGCAGTGACAGTTGGGGGCGCTAGCCGTGTGTCCCCCTCGCACGCTCCCGGCGGTTTGACAAGGATTAAACGGCACCGGCCGGTGACGTGAGGTATGAGTCAGGAACAGCGTCAGGCGCGGAAATGCGTCTCCTGTGGGATCAACATCTCCGGGACGACCGCGGCGGCGTTCAAGTGCCCCGACTGCGGCCAGCAGATCTACCGGTGCTCGAAGTGCCGCAAGCAGAGCAACCTCTACGAGTGCCCGGACTGCGGGTTCATGGGGCCGTAACCATGGGGAAGGTCGCCGCCCGACTCAAGGTGATGCCGAACAGCCCCGACGTCGACCTCGACGGACTGCAGGAGCGCCTCGAAGCGTCGCTCCCCGAGGGCGCGAAGATCTCGCGGACGGACCGCGAGGACGTCGCGTTCGGTCTCGTCGCACTGATGCCGACGGTCATCATCCCCGACGAGGCCGGTGGGACGGAGGCCGTCGAGGAGTCGTTCCAGAACGTCGACGACGTCGAGAGCGTCGACGTCGACCAGGTCGGCCGCATCTGAGCGTCCGGACGTTCTCCCCCTCGTTCTCGCACCGCGGAGTGCCATCGCCGTCCCGAGCGGTGCTCCTCGCGCCGTCGCCGATTTGACCGCAACCAACGGACTCAAACCCCCGTCCGCGCTGGTGAGCGATATGCGAGCGGCAGCGACACTCGTGTCCGCACCGGGAATCGACCGTCTCCGGCAGCTCCCGCCGGGTCGGCGAGTGACCGTCTCCCGCGAGGGCGACGCGATTCCGCCCGGGTTCGCCCGCTCGCCCTTCACCCTGCCGTTGACCGCGCGGACCGTCTACCGGGAGTGCCGGGCGACGGACTCGCTCGTCCTCTCGGTGTTCGACGACCGGGTCGTCGTCCGACGGGAACGGTACCACCCGCAGCGTCACCCGCTTCGCCACCTCCTCTTCGACCGGTTCGCGGTGTTCCTCGTCGTGGCCGTCGCGTGGCTCCTCGCGAGGCGTCGCCGCCGTGTGAACGACACTCGTCGGTGAGCGAGGAACGCACCATTTATGTCCGTCGTGTTGGTATCCACGGCAAATGCCGAGTTCCAAGGGCCCCTACCACGGTACCCGCGAGAAGCTGTCGAACGACCCGCGAAAGCGTGGCATCTCGCCACCCCAGCGCGCCATCCAGCAGTACGAGGAGGGCGAGCGCGTCCACCTCAAGATCGACCCCTCGATTCCCGAGGGTCGGTTCCACCCGCGGTTCGACGGTCACACGGGGACCGTCGTGGGCGAACAGGGTCGAGCGTTCAAGGTCCGAATCAACGACGGTGGGAAGGACAAGACGCTCGTCGTTCGCGCCGCACACCTGAAGCGACAGCAGGAGTAGGTAATGACGATATTCAAGGAAATCGTCGACGAGGAGTACCTCACCGTCCCCGAGGTCAAGGAGTTGCTCGCCGACATCGAGAACGAACGCGCGATGGACGAGGAGCGCGAGATGCGCTACGAACTCGCCCGCGCCATCGAGCACGTCAACCGGTTCTCCGAGCTCTCCCCGGAGGACTCTCGGGCGCTCGTCGAGGAGCTCCAGGAGCACGAGAAGGTGACCGACGAGACGGCGTTCAAGATCGCCAACCTGCTCCCGCGGACCCGCGACGAGATGCGGTCGGTGTACGCCCAGCAGCGCTACTCGCTGTCGGGCGACGAACTCGACGACCTGCTCAACGTCGTCAAGAAGTACGTCTGACTCGGTTACGGCGGTCGTCTCGGCGACGGCGAACAGGTCACATCGCGTGACTGTGGTCGTCGGTCCGACGTATCCTTAAATAGCTCCTTCGCGTTGAGAGTCACATGCCCAGTGCCGACAGTGGGTCGGTCGCGGTCGTCCTCGACTACCTGCCGCACGGACGGGCCGACGACGACCGCCCCCGCTTCCAGAAACCGTCGCTCGCGTACGCCCTCGGCGTCGACGACTTCGGACTGTACGAGTGCGTCCTGACCGAGGGCGCAGAGGTATCGTTCGGTGACCACGTCGACGTCCACGGCGACGACGTCGAGACGGTGTCTCGCGTCTCGTTCGAGGAACTGTCCGGCGGCGCGCGCTCCGAACTGGAGTACGCCGTCGAGGAGATCGTCGACGACGACGAGCGTCGATTCGTCGACCACTACAACGAGGCCCAGCCCATCACGCTGCGCCTCCACCAGCTGAACCTCCTGCCGGGTATCGGCAAGAAGCTTCGCGACACCATCCTCGACGAGCGAAAGCGCCAGCCGTTCGAGAGCTTCGAGGACCTCGACGAACGCGTCGACGGGCTCCACGACCCGCGACAGATAATCGTCGAGCGCATCCTCGAAGAGCTCCGGGAGGACGAACTGAAGTACCGCTCGTTCGTCCAGTAGGGCGCTCGCCCCCGCCGAACCGGATGAAACGCCTTTTTGCGTCCCGCCGAACTACGGTCGCGCAATGAGCGAGCGACCGGTCAGGGCGGGTACCCGCGACCCCGACGCACTCGTCCAGCGCGCGGGTGCACGCGGTGACCCGAACCACGACCAGCACTTCCTCGTCGACGACCGGGTCGTCGACCGGATTCCGGGCTACCTCCCGGAGGGAACCGACCGGAGCCACGTCCTCGAGGTGGGTGGCGGTCCCGGCGTCCTCACCGACCGCCTGCTGGCGAGCGCCCCCGAGGACGGTCGCGTGACGGTCGTCGAGCGCGACCCGATGTTCGCGGGGTTCCTCCGCGAGGAGTTCGCCGACGCCGTCGAAGCGGGCCGACTCGGCGTCGTCGAGGGGAACGCACTCGACGTCGACCTCCCCGACGACGTCACCGCGAGCGTCTCGAACCTCCCGTACAGCGTCTCCTCGAAGATTACGTTCCGACTGTTACCCCTGCAGATTCCGATGGTCCTCATGTTCCAGCGGGAGTTCGCCGAGCGGATGGCCGCCGAGCCGGGGACCTCGGAGTACGGTCGCCTGTCGGTGACGGCGGGCCACTACGCGGGCGTGGAGGTGGTCGAACCCGTCCCGAAGGAAGCGTTCTCGCCCGAACCGGCCGTCGAGAGCGCGCTCGTCCGGCTGACGCCGCGCGACCCGGACTACACAGTTCCCAACGCCGACTTCTTCCTCCGGTTCGTCACGGCCGTCTTCACCCAGCGCCGGAAGACCGTCCGCAACGCCATCCGGAACACCGCCCACATCTCCGAACTCGACGACGCCGACGCGGTGGTCGCCGAGGCGGACGAGGAACTGCTGAGCGCCCGTGCGGGTGACCTCTCGCCGGCCGACTTCGCAGAACTCGCCTCGCTGGCGTGGCGCGTCGGGGAGCCGCGCTGATGCAGGGGGGCGACGCACTCGGTCCGCAGACGGCGAACATCGTCGTCACCGCCGGGGCGTTGCTCGTCCTCCTGCTCGTGGCGCTGTTGATCCGGCGACTGGGTGACCCGCTGGAACGGTACGTCGATACCATCACCGCCGACGCGACGCAGTCCATCCTGTTCACCGTCGCTGCCGTCGCCACGGCGTGGTTCCTGCTGGAGCGCTGGGAGGCCGCCGGGAGTTTCGTCGAGGCGCTCGGAAACCCCACCGTCGACCCGGCGAAGACCGGTGCACTCGGCCTCGTCGCGGGGCTCATCGTCGTCGTCGCCTACACGCTGACGCGTATCAGCAAGACGCTGCTCGTCGAACGAGACGGTGACATCATCACCGGCCACAGACAGGAGGCGTTCTACCACGTCGCGCAGTTGACCATCTACCTCGCGACGCTCCTCGTCCTGTTGGCGCTCGTCGGCGTCAACCCGAGGGACCTCGTCCTCAGTGCGGGTGCGCTCGGCGTCGTCCTCGGCCTCGCCGCTCGGCAGACGCTCGGCGCGGTGTTCGCAGGCTTCGTACTGCTGTTCTCGCGGCCGTTCGAACTCGGCGACTGGGTGGTGATGTCCGACCGCGAGGGCATCGTCCGGGACATCAGCATGTTCAACACGACGCTCCGGACGTTCGACGACGAACACGTCATCATCCCGAACGACGAGGTGACCTCCAACGACATCGTCAACCGGTCGCGGATGGGACGACTCCGCGTCTCCGTCGAGGTCGGAGTCGACTACGACGCGGACGTGGGGCGGGCCGTCTCGCTCGCCGAGGAGGCGATGGCCGGCCTCGACGAACTGATGGAGACGCCCGAACCGCGCGTCGTCGTCGCGCGCTTCGGCGACTCCGCGGTCGTCCTCGACTGCCGGTTCTGGATAGCGAACCCCAGCGCGGCGCGTTACTGGCAGGCACGCAGCGCCGTCGTCGAGTCGGTGAAGTCCCGGTTCGAGGAGGCTGGCGTCGGCATCCCGTTCCCACAGCGGGTGCTCTCGACGCGACCCGACGCGACGTTCGAGGCGGACGTGGACGCACCCGGCCCCGAGTCCGGCAGGCCACGCCCCGAGTCCGACGGGGCCGCGGGGGGTGGTGCCTGATGGTCGACCGCGAGCGGGCGGCCGAGCAGGTGTACCAGCCAGCGGAGGACTCCCACCTGCTCGCGGAGACGGCCGCCGACGAACTCGGCGACCTGCCGGCGGATACGCGGGTCGTCGACGTCGGCACCGGGTCGGGCTACGTCGCCGCGCAGGTCGGCGACGCGACCGGGGTGGACGTGCTCGGCGTCGACATCAGCCCCATCGCCGTTCGGGAGGCACGCGACCACGGCGTGAGCGTCGTGCGGTCGAACCTGCTCGACGGCCTCGCGGGTCCGCTCGACGTCGTGCTGTTCAACCCGCCGTACCTCCCGACGGACCCCGACGCCGAGTGGGACGACTGGATGGAGTACGCGCTCTCGGGCGGCCCCGACGGACGGCGCGCCGTCGACCCGTTCCTCGACGACCTGCCGCGCGTCCTGGCCGAGGACGGCCGAGCGTTCCTGCTGGTCTCGTCGCTGACGGACGTCGAGGCCGTAACGGAGCGTGCGGCCGCGAACGGCCTCGCCGCGCGCGAACTCGCGGAGGAGTCGTTCCCGTTCGAGCGACTGGTCGTCCTCGAACTCCGTCACGCCTGACGCTCGGATAACTATAGCGCATATATCGAACGAGAAAATATTATCACGGGTCGTTCCGTAGCCGTGCGTGATGACCGAACTCGTCGCGACGACGACCGGCCTGTTCCCGCTGCCCGACTGGGCGAAGTCGGAGCTCGCGGACCTGAAGGGCCACCAGAAGGACGACCTGGTGAGCGGTGACGAACCGCCATCCGTGGTCGAACAGTACGACCGGGCACGGGAGGAGGTAGTGGCCCGCCAGCAGGAGGCCGGCCTCGACCGCGTCGTCGAGGGGCAGCTGCGCTGGGACGACATGCTCGCGCACCCCCTCGCCGTGCAGGAGAACGTCGAGACGCGCGGTATCGTCCGCTACTTCGACAACAACAACTTCTACCGCGAGCCGGTCGTGACGGGCGACCTCTCGCCGACCGGCGACCTCGCGGCGGACCTCGATGCGGCCGACGTCCCGGGCGACGAACTGCAGGCCGTTATTCCGGGGCCGTACACGCTCGCGGACCTCGCCACCGACGACCACTACGGCGAGGGCTTCCTCGACGCCGTCACGGAGTTCCTCGTGGGGGAAGTCGAGCAGTTCCCCGACCACGCGACGCTGCTCGTCCTCGAACCGTCGCTGGTCGAGGAGCCGCCGGAGGACGGTGCGGACGAACGGGCCAGCGAGGCCATCGACCGCGTCGTGGGTGCGAGCGACGCCGAGAGCGTCGTCTACCCGTTCTACGGTGCGCTCGACGAGAAGGTGTACGCGCACCTGCTCGACGCCGACGTGGACGCGGTGGGCTACGACTTCGTCACCGACCACGAGGACAACCTCTACAACATCAACGAGTACGGGACGACCGACTCGGTGGCACTCGGGTTCGTCGAGGGACAGAACACGAAGGTCGAGTCGCCCGACCTGCTCCGCGAGCGGGTCGAGTGGGTCGAGGAGAACACGCCCTCGGCGACGTTCGACCGGGCGTACGTCCTCCCGAACACGGAGACGTTCTACCTGCCGACAGAACGCTTCGAGGCGAAGTTGGACGCGCTCGGTGCGCTGACGCGACCCGAGGAGGTGACGGCATGACGCGCAACCCCGCCGCCAACCGCGAGCAGTTCCGCCCCGCCGACCATCCGAACGAGCACTTCATCCTCTCGACGGTCGTCGGGAGCTACCCCAAACCGAAGTGGCTCAACCGCGCCCGCGACCTCTACCACGGCGAACTGGAGGTCAGCGCGGCCGACCGCGCCAGCGACGAACCGCGCGGCAGTTTCGACATCGACGTCGACTTCGACGAGGAGAACTGGCAGGAGGCGAAGGACGACGCCTCCCGCCTCATCACGGACGAACACGAGCGAGCGGGGCTCGACGCCATCGTCGACGGCGAGATGCGCCGCAACGAGATGGTCGAGTACTTCGCCCACCGCATCGCGGGCTACGAGTTCCACGGCCCGGTCAAGGTGTGGGGCCACAACTACTTCGACAAGCCGTCGGTCGTCGACGAGGTCGAGTACGACGAGACGTGGCTGGTCGACGAGTTCGCGTTCACGGACGACGTCGCACAGCGACCCGTCAAGGTGCCCATCACCGGGCCGTACACGCTCGCGAACTGGTCGTTCAACGAGCACTACGACGACGACGCCGAACTGTCGTACGCGCTGGCCGAACTCGTCAACACCGAGGTGGAGAAGCTCGTCGAGGCGGGCGCACGCTACGTCCAGATAGACGAACCCGCCCTCGCGACGACGCCCGACGACCACGCCATCGTCGGCGAGTGTCTCGAACACATCACCGACGGCATCCCCGAGGACGTGCGCATCGGTCTGCACGTCTGCTACGGCGACTACTCGCGTATCTACCCCGAGATTCTCGACTTCCCCATCGACGAGTTCGACGTCGAACTCTGCAACGGCGACTACGACCAGATCGACGTGTTCACCGAACACGAGTTCACCGCGGACCTCGCGCTCGGCGTCGTCGACGCCCACGTCGCGGAGGTCGAACCGGTCGAGGACATCGTCGAGAACATCAAACGCGGGTTCGAGGTCGTCCCGCCCGAACGGCTCACCGTCTCGCCGGATTGCGGGCTGAAGCTCCTGCCCCGCGAGGTCGCCTACGGCAAGATGGAGAACATGGTGACCGCGACCCGACAGGTCGAGGCCGCGCTCGACGACGGCGATATCGACCTGCCCCGCGTCGCCGCCCGCGCCGACGACTGAACGACACCGTTTCGCCCGACGGCGCACGCTTTTTCGGTCACGTTCCGGGAGTCACGCTCGATACCACGCAGCGAGAAGCTTTACTATGAAAGGTCCAGTAGTTCGGATTCTTCCCGGGACGCGACGGTGCGGCGCTGGTCGCGACGACCGCTCGGGAGGGGACCAACTGATGACACACCAGAAGATCGTCCACTGTACGACGTGCGGGCAGGTGTACGCCGCTCGAAAGCGCGAGGACGGGACGTTCATCCTCTCCACGGCCGACGGGCGGTGTCGCTGCGGCAGCGACCGACTGAGCGAGTACGAACTCGCAGAGCCGGAACCGGCACCGACCTGAGGCGGCCCGGATCGCACGACGACACTGGCCATTGCGGCGCGGTCGCCACGGCGGCGGTCGCGACGACGGTGTCACCTCCGGAACAACTGTTTATCCGCTCGGCGTGATACCGCCGGTATGGACCTCCACCCGACCGTCGAGACCACCGCGGAGGACATCGCGTCGATGGAGACGCGAGGGGCGGCGACCATCGGCGCGGCAGCGGCTGCCGCCCTCCGGGTGCAGGCAGGGGAGTCGGACGCCGTGACGCCCGAGGCGTTCCGTGCCGAACTCCGCGTCGCTGGCCGACGCCTCCACGAGACCCGGCCGACGGCGGTGAGCCTCCCGAACGCCCTCCGCTACGTCCTCCGACGGATGGACGGCGACGAGGTAGCGACGCTGCGCGCGAGCGTCGTGAAGGCTGCGACGGAGTTCGAACAGCGCCTCGACCGCGCCCAGTCACAGCTCGGCGCAATCGGTGCGAACCGCCTGCAGGACGGCGACGTCGTGATGACCCACTGCCACTCGACGGACGCGCTCGCCTGCGTCGAGGCGGCCCTCGACCAGGGGAAACACCTCGAAGCCATCGTCAAGGAGACGCGCCCGCGTCTCCAGGGCCACATCACCGCCAGAGCGTTGCGCGAGATGGGCGTCCCCGTGACGCTCATCGTCGACAACGCCGCGCGTCGGTACCTCGACGACGCGGACCACGTCCTCGTCGGCGCGGACGCCATCGCCGCCGACGGGAGCGTCGTCAACAAGATCGGGACGT from Halomarina salina carries:
- a CDS encoding NOP5/NOP56 family protein, with protein sequence MSDTEGAWFAGLPPDDVEGAADRVRDGTCETPREWPALAVGSGFAADTDEYYDRLREATLAATRAAVEEAQTAGDRQLVHAVRSMDDTERVANELAERLAEWAGTRFEDAGTGVDGARELAERAPSDPAEERVVSLARRVVDLTDERDDLRAFVERTAPDVAPNLSSMAGPVLAARLVALAGGLESLAKKPSGTVQVLGAEDALFAHLRGRATSPKHGVIYVHDYVRNTDPDERGSAARALAGKLSIAARVDHYSGDLRPELQDQLDDRIATIRARTGDPAPGERDDNPEDGAPDADGASSESGEDG
- a CDS encoding alpha/beta fold hydrolase, with protein sequence MTGPRIALGERASHPFVRVGPPAEASGETPLVLVTGLNDPLLRVTDALWFSGVVATYGVRLRRRGYPGPVYLTSRPVGRPADDTTRDMGHDLAAFLDGFDRPADLLGVSMGGFVANHCAVDHPDRVRRLVLGLAAARLSDHGRARIREWRDWADAGEWGRIYRAGCDAVAVGPLRRAMRAATYPYDAFVSYPPAGVDFAPAVDACLAHDASERAPPLPTLVVGGTEDPFFTTGEFRRTGELLDAPFHRLDGLGHEAVVCAGERFDEPMLEFLCD
- a CDS encoding putative manganese transporter, with the protein product MADVLGVPLSQLTEIFVASVRDGFVQVSAFVAVTVLLFSYVQYRTDGKLIRWLEERERAQPLVGALMGLTPGCGGAIVMMPLYLRGTVSFGTVVATLAATAGDSAFVILALAPEAALYAYLLAFASAVLFGYAIDGFGLGVGRVDRAVRRIGGVATDGGVVQNGGLAAPGGSHVHHYEDETGHELEAPTRDSPVMRRLSEGALALWWVAAAVGLVAGVLYLLRGAPEVAIELGVSYAGVFTVAGITGTALSFYLYLVGRRYVGHGHVGHGRDTFASLRETFTHAAMETSFVTVWVIVAYLLYEYPVALFSIDIAAIAAAAGILAPIAGAVVGLIPGCGPQIVLATAYAEGAIPFSTLTANAISQDGDALFPLIAIDKTAAVVASIYTTVPALVVGVAVHLTVGPLFGFGVL
- a CDS encoding thiolase domain-containing protein gives rise to the protein MTEAYVVGAGQSDFGSYPDETYRSLFATAFESARDSVPEGIDRSAIDEAYVGTLGVGGRQLGLPGPAVADHVGLDGIPVTRVENACAAGGSAVRQAVNAVRAGSADVVLAGGVEVMTDVSNDAVRFWLGVSGETEWERLSGTTFAGVYAQMASAHMEEYGTTQDHLSHVAVKNHANGAKNPHAHLRFECSLDQATNAPTVADPLTLFHCCPTTDGAGCVLVVSEDVVDEFTDERIRVAGVGASADSVGLFQRDTYTAVPASQQAAETAYAEAGMGPDDIDFAEVHDCFAIAELMAYEDLGFCEPGEAGPYAASGATKLDGELPVNPSGGLKSKGHPIGATGAGQLSEAFAQLSGNAGERQVEGARVGLTHNVGGSGGAAVVHILEREDGQAATEVSGR
- a CDS encoding zinc ribbon domain-containing protein; amino-acid sequence: MTHTTITAVGGYAPERRLPADAIEEAWGNAPSGIESTAVPAGDEDALTMGVAAAKRALDASDVDASDVGWLGFATTTPPVAEGDLLARLASMLGVREDATTRLFTGSARAGTAALLDAPDSGLVVVADCPQGEPDDDRGQAAGAGAAAFVVGADADGATVTDHASHAEPAPGVRFRRSGSDRVEGLGVTTYDRSAFVDPIAAAVGELDTEDADAVAITAPDGKRPYRATGALGVESEAIQRCTVVHELGDLGAASAPLSLARALADGDETVLCVGVGGGGADVLRVESGGSVPTSLALDAGEEVGYADALRLRGELSDDEAGTGAAYVTMPTWAESLPQRHRLLAGRCPDCGALAFPPQGACPDCRELVEYEETRLAPEGTVEAATRIGQGGAPPEFAPQQKRGGAFGVVVVRFEAADGEGSVSLPGQVVGEASVGDTVRGVLRRLYTQEGVTRYGTKFERV
- a CDS encoding HVO_2753 family zinc finger protein; translated protein: MSQEQRQARKCVSCGINISGTTAAAFKCPDCGQQIYRCSKCRKQSNLYECPDCGFMGP